A part of Ooceraea biroi isolate clonal line C1 chromosome 10, Obir_v5.4, whole genome shotgun sequence genomic DNA contains:
- the LOC105278393 gene encoding lipase 3: MSGIGRQDEAHMATPELIEAHGYKAETHKIWTEDGYGLAVHRVLPSNDRVPSVPNIDSTINTSTDCSVECHNSSASVEAPESRGSASSRLPVLLCHGLLSSSSDWVLLGPHEALSYVLCDSGYDVWLANCRGNTYSKYHKHYTRRDREFWNFSWHEIGYYDLPAMIDYILKETGHSDLYYIGHSQGTTVFFVMGSERPEYNAKIKGMISLAPAVFLSNQRSPLITFLVHIIDLLEWGSVICNIHHLLPRNRWQSRILSTFTRNAPCTLTQGLCNCWFSLIAGFGSNQLDKSIVPVIFGHFPAGSSTRQIFHFASIIHSGLFRKFDYGAKTNLALYGSTQPPKYSLERVKAPVALFYSDNDLLIHHSDVQKLASTLPNVIEVKKVAYEKFNHIDYLWGRDARTLLYNGVVALLKKF; this comes from the exons ATGAGCGGAATAGGGAGACAGGATGAGGCGCATATGGCCACG CCTGAACTGATTGAAGCTCATGGCTACAAGGCCGAGACCCATAAGATTTGGACAGAGGACGGTTATGGCTTGGCTGTGCATCGTGTGCTCCCGTCCAACGATCGAGTACCATCTGTGCCAAATATTGATTCCACCATAAATACCAGTACCGATTGTAGTGTCGAATGTCACAATTCATCAGCTTCTGTGGAAGCTCCCGAATCTCGTGGCAGTGCAAGTTCCAGATTGCCAGTTCTTCTATGCCATGGACTCTTATCCAGCTCCTCGGATTGGGTGCTACTGGGACCTCACGAAGCTCTCT CATATGTTCTTTGCGACAGCGGGTACGATGTTTGGCTCGCAAACTGCCGAGGGAACACCTACTCCAAGTACCACAAGCATTACACGAGGAGAGATCGAGAGTTTTGGAACTTCAG CTGGCACGAGATCGGTTACTACGATTTACCAGCGATGATAGATTACATCCTAAAGGAAACCGGCCATTCCGACTTGTATTACATCGGCCACAGCCAAGGCACGACCGTGTTCTTCGTGATGGGCAGCGAGAGACCCGAGTACAACGCCAAAATCAAGGGAATGATCAGTTTAGCGCCCGCGGTGTTCTTGTCAAATCAACGAAGCCCGCTGATTACATTCCTGGTGCACATCATTGACTTACTCGAG TGGGGATCTGTCATCTGCAACATACACCATCTACTCCCTCGTAACAGATGGCAATCGCGTATATTGAGCACCTTCACGCGCAACGCCCCGTGCACGTTGACGCAGGGCTTGTGCAACTGCTGGTTTTCCCTCATCGCCGGATTCGGCAGCAATCAGCTTGATAAGTCCATAGTGCCTGTAATATTCGGACACTTCCCGGCAGGATCTTCGACCCGGCAGATCTTCCACTTTGCGAGTATAATACACTCCG GATTATTTCGGAAATTTGATTACGGTGCCAAGACAAATCTCGCGCTCTATGGATCCACTCAACCCCCTAAATATAGTCTCGAAAGAGTGAAAGCGCCCGTAGCGCTTTTTTACAGCGACAATGACCTTCTCATACATCATAGC gATGTTCAAAAGCTGGCAAGCACATTACCGAACGTTATAGAAGTTAAAAAGGTGGCCTACGAGAAATTTAATCACATTGATTACCTCTGGGGCCGTGACGCGAGAACGCTCTTGTATAACGGCGTCGTCGCTTTACTGAAGAAATTTTGA
- the LOC105278392 gene encoding follistatin-related protein 5, with protein MRLKPCLATSYLLLLSIVSIYIAPALSSDTLHYKRSRHRYFTADSDDGVSANTEGALSAAPTPVADVTVESANWHARKNRGNPCLEKYCGAGRECQVSGADDEEIVAVCVCVRRCARRHRPICASNGKVYANHCELHRASCNAGTSLTTRRLSRCLVNNGNYSAQARKDFFALHASTKGKNALHTKFRSKMKHHPASKSDARKSDHGIGKCSAQEYEIMKDNLLLYSHARLMAEDNHSKEYLVSIMFSHYDRNNDGNLEREELEQIAREENMQELCAGCNLSHMISYDDTDGDGKLNVNEFYMAFSKLYSVSVVSLDKSLEVNHISARVGDNVEIKCDVTGTPPPPLVWQRYSTDVKTLSEPEIRVFNDGSLYLTNVQLEHAGNYTCHALRNQDVVQTHLLTVYTIPDVRVTPQFQSKRPKGTAKMRCHVVGEPLPRVRWLKNDKPLSEDQPDKYEVIGNGTKLLIRKVDYADTGAYMCEATSAGGVTRDISSLVIQEQPTPIATDEERRFFSFHEWGILVYEPSTCRALHEIQSTDIIPGTQEYVCGPKNVPCSWGRAINVANRYVYVSQPDKDRVLVISEVQMMIIDVVATDKNPVDLWYVQNFDYVWILNWRSEIDVSIKTVQIIKEAAQRKKHHTIRPDPIDAQFDLVKGLYIPQQRDTKHTFKYGYVTHANQHGMYKLNLADTRYTRTVNLASYNCVPTSVEFSDLYGFVILECEEPITGRPTGQVLLDYLTDSVLAHKPNILGKPAISPDSRYLVTLDKQDTGVTLVVQEILPSGLKFAFDVKTTLNISDIAFYPSQTTHSYDIYASSIDKEDILFLDLTTGKVEMITGVGKATPPHLTKWGNPNRPIIQSGIFGRYMVSPSNQALFVLNGETRTVNCEIGGLIHPGAIVWFTVSLR; from the exons CGTTCGAGGCATCGTTACTTCACGGCGGACAGCGATGATGGGGTATCAGCGAACACAGAAGGGGCCTTGTCCGCAGCACCAACCCCGGTGGCCGATGTAACCGTGGAGTCGGCGAACTGGCACGCCCGCAAGA ACCGCGGCAATCCGTGCCTGGAGAAGTATTGCGGCGCGGGGCGGGAGTGCCAGGTTTCCGGCGCGGATGACGAGGAAATCGTCGCCGTGTGCGTCTGCGTTCGCAGATGTGCACGAAGGCATCGACCGATCTGCGCGAGCAACGGCAAGGTGTACGCCAATCATTGCGAGCTGCACCGCGCGTCCTGCAACGCCGGCACGTCCTTGACCACGCGGAGGCTCTCCAGATGTCTGGTGAACAATG GTAATTACAGCGCACAGGCACGGAAGGATTTCTTCGCGCTCCATGCCTCAACCAAAGGCAAGAACGCCTTGCACACCAAGTTCAGGAGTAAGATGAAGCATCATCCGGCGAGCAAATCGGATGCGCGAAAAAGCGATCACGGTATCGGGAAGTGCTCGGCGCAGgaatacgaaattatgaaa GACAATTTGCTCCTGTATAGCCACGCCAGGTTGATGGCCGAAGATAATCACAGCAAGGAGTATTTAGTCAGCATCATGTTTTCTCATTACGATCGAAACAATGACGGTAACTTGGAACGGGAGGAGCTCGAGCAG ATCGCCAGGGAGGAGAACATGCAGGAATTGTGCGCGGGGTGCAACCTGAGCCACATGATCAGCTACGATGACACTGACGGCGACGGCAAGCTGAACGTTAACGAGTTTTACATGGCCTTTAGCAAGCTTTACA GTGTATCGGTGGTATCGCTGGACAAATCCCTCGAAGTAAATCACATATCCGCGCGAGTCGGAGACAACGTGGAGATTAAGTGCGACGTTACCGGGACACCACCCCCGCCCTTGGTCTGGCAGCGTTACAGCACGGACGTGAAGACCCTCAGCGAGCCGGAG ATCCGCGTCTTCAACGACGGCAGTCTCTATCTGACAAACGTGCAGCTGGAACACGCGGGTAATTACACGTGCCATGCTCTCAGGAATCAGGATGTAGTGCAAACGCATTTGCTCACTGTATACA CCATACCTGATGTGAGGGTGACACCACAATTCCAATCCAAACGGCCGAAGGGAACGGCGAAAATGAGATGCCATGTGGTAGGCGAGCCTCTGCCACGGGTGCGGTGGTTGAAGAACGACAAACCCCTGAGCGAGGATCAGCCAGACAAGTACGAGGTGATCGGGAACGGTACGAAGTTGCTGATCAGAAAGGTGGATTATGCCGACACTGGGGCGTACATGTGCGAAGCAACCAGCGCCGGGGGAGTTACACGTGATATTAGTAGTCTAGTAATCCAGGAACAACCTACCCCAA TCGCAACGGACGAGGAGCGCAGATTCTTCTCCTTTCACGAGTGGGGTATTTTAGTGTACGAGCCATCCACATGCCGCGCGTTGCACGAGATCCAATCCACAGACATCATACCTGGTACCCAG gAGTACGTCTGCGGGCCTAAAAACGTCCCATGCTCTTGGGGACGTGCCATAAACGTCGCTAACAGATACGTGTACGTCAGCCAACCGGACAAGGATCGCGTGCTCGTGATCAGCGAGGTGCAGATGATGATAATCGAT GTAGTAGCTACAGACAAGAATCCCGTCGATCTGTGGTACGTGCAAAATTTCGATTACGTCTGGATACTGAACTGGCGAAGCGAGATAGACGTCAGCATCAAGACCGTACAAATAATCAAGGAAGCTGCTCAACGCAAGAAACACCATACCATACGACCGGACCCCATCGACGCGCAATTCGATCTCGTGAAAGGCCTATACATTCCGCAACAGCGT GATACGAAACATACGTTTAAATACGGCTACGTGACCCATGCGAATCAGCATGGGATGTACAAACTCAATCTGGCTGACACGAGGTATACTCGTACCGTAAATCTGGCCAGCTACAACTGTGTACCAACAAGCGTGGAATTTTCCGATCTTT ACGGCTTTGTAATATTGGAATGTGAGGAGCCGATCACCGGACGTCCGACTGGTCAAGTACTATTGGACTATCTCACTGACAGCGTTCTCGCCCACAAACCAAACATCCTCGGAAAACCAGCAATCTCTCCAGATTCTAGATATCTGGTTACTCTCGACAAGCAAGATACCGGCGTTACCCTTGTGGTGCAAGAAATACTac cAAGCGGACTAAAATTTGCGTTCGACGTGAAGACGACTTTAAACATTAGCGATATTGCTTTCTATCCGTCGCAGACGACGCATAGCTACGACATTTATGCTTCCTCGATAGACAAAGAAGACATTCTCTTTCTTGATTTAACTACTG GTAAAGTGGAAATGATAACAGGCGTGGGAAAGGCTACACCGCCGCATCTCACCAAATGGGGCAACCCAAACAGGCCGATAATACAAAGCGGCATATTTGGGCGATATATGGTAAGCCCTTCCAATCAAGCACTCTTTGTTCTCAACGGAGAGACTCGTACGGTGAACTGCGAGATTGGTGGCCTTATACATCCCGGCGCGATTGTTTGGTTCACTGTTTCACTGCGTTAA
- the LOC105278395 gene encoding uncharacterized protein LOC105278395 isoform X1 produces the protein MDNKLDVSEVEDISMIGTGIFHLSDVPEISEVLESTGLSPLTSSLDQTLTLQEDKALSSEVNMGIEDTWTEANSSTSDYAIPLPPPPGLNDFADVGADPIGDSGTGIEHGPFLPPSTPTLNNLFAEAGDSHDESPMEVVVLPAGVCGLRNLGNTCFMAAGLQCLTATPPVLRHFLDLQQKGEKLPPPGSLMAHFSVLLGKMWSGRYSVLRPTEFKQTLGAYHSQFKDYRQHDCQEFLALLLDSLHEQMNTAKCAKNCQVPLSTTTANSFNSVENSNGKTLSPVTATANSNCNPDLLEMYECLSPECPNSPNVTMAGSPRDFDSSIGELDSITNSPRDSPLNGEEDEETLDSDETAEARSSTFIHNKVNEEGTNDAVTPTRSLRLDTLIELSKSVPQYGSLYDIHKEAKTSNANFLVTQQECNNEIHYDSQKFPKDNARRMPLDNSNLMENHDFDNKSVSIKRIKEVNVQKVNGSLDHASSGSEIEYDSGLEKCNVKRMRLDDQEKNHKQDGLGSEGTQCSRISQNYGNGAIAAQDEIEADKHWVKHLRSNRSIIVDTFQGQFKSTVVCSVCNHVSVTYEPFMYLSVPLPHAMERQLNVTYVPANGDQPMRCVVSLNKQSRIGKLKEELLKTLGKENISVTNIALAEVLENHIAKILDDNTLLRHVNDTNRSIYAFELMEPPDAYTSVSDGGGDRPLETDSSQRCANTSEEVPCMICLEELDGDLKRHSGNSCNFIMCDPCIENYFKNQTEPQLCPMCSTYITVSSFTKIDQTGRPRPTVRILNVPLVLRHDTTNETTNNRKGTKLFGYPHLIRLPSRVNARDLYDIVKKNVPHEGHYTIHFVDGQGHHCSRCMYTAHCTGCSVPETGMVVLQNGDTLAVRYTEYVPKILHPIDHVSVSKQRPHHPLSLYDCLQAFSQSETLDEHNPWFCPKCGCNQCATKTLTVHRYPKFLIVYLKRFVFYECASMKLDDKVTFPLVGLSVGRHLYDLYACVCHFGGVSAGHYTAYAKNPRTDVWYYYNDEITSRQKPQDEDFSNAYILFYSRQGTNLKPCNI, from the exons ATGGACAATAAGCTGGATGTTTCGGAAGTcgaagatatttcaatgatTGGTACTGGAATTTTTCACTTATCTGACGTCCCAGAGATATCAGAGGTATTAGAATCGACTGGCCTTAGCCCCCTAACTTCCTCCTTGGATCAGACACTCACTCTGCAGGAGGATAAAGCCCTTTCGTCCGAAGTTAACATGGGCATTGAGGATACATG GACTGAAGCGAATAGTTCGACGTCAGATTATGCGATTCCTCTTCCACCTCCGCCCGGACTGAACGATTTCGCGGATGTCGGTGCTGATCCCATCGGTGATTCCGGCACTGGCATAGAGCACGGCCCGTTCCTGCCACCCAGCACACCGACGCTTAATAATCTGTTCGCGGAGGCTGGAGACTCCCACGATGAGTCGCCAATGG AGGTGGTAGTCCTGCCAGCTGGTGTGTGTGGTCTTCGTAACTTGGGTAATACCTGTTTTATGGCAGCTGGGTTGCAATGTTTGACCGCGACTCCTCCTGTCCTACGACATTTCTTGGATTTACAGCAGAAAGGTGAGAAACTGCCCCCACCCGGATCGCTAATGGCACATTTTAGTGTACTCCTGGGGAAAATGTGGTCTGGCAGATATAGCGTGCTCAGACCAACAGAGTTTAAGCAGACCTTGGGAGCGTATCATTCGCAATTTAAGGATTACAGACAG CATGACTGTCAAGAATTTCTGGCGCTTCTACTGGATTCCCTTCACGAGCAAATGAACACAGCAAAGTGTGCCAAGAACTGTCAAGTTCCGCTGTCCACAACCACTGCCAATTCTTTTAACTCTGTCGAGAACTCAAACGGGAAAACCCTTTCTCCTGTCACTGCCACGGCCAATTCCAACTGTAATCCAGATCTTCTGGAGATGTACGAGTGCTTGTCGCCAGAGTGTCCAAATAGTCCCAATGTGACGATGGCTGGTTCACCAAGAG ATTTCGATTCGTCAATTGGAGAACTGGACAGTATCACGAATTCTCCACGGGACTCGCCGTTGAATGgtgaggaggacgaggagacATTGGATTCAGACGAGACTGCCGAGGCGAGGTCGAGCACTTTCATTCACAATAAAGTGAACGAGGAGGGCACGAACGACGCCGTCACGCCGACGCGGTCCCTGCGACTGGACACGTTGATCGAGTTGTCGAAGAGCGTGCCGCAGTACGGCAGCCTGTACGACATTCACAAAGAGGCTAAGACCAGTAACGCCAATTTCTTGGTGACGCAGCAGGAGTGTAACAACGAGATCCACTACGACTCGCAAAAGTTCCCGAAGGACAACGCTCGCAGAATGCCGTTGGACAACTCGAACCTGATGGAGAACCACGACTTCGACAATAAGAGCGTCAGCATCAAGCGCATAAAGGAGGTGAACGTGCAGAAGGTGAACGGTAGCCTCGACCACGCGTCGAGCGGCTCGGAGATCGAGTACGACAGCGGCCTGGAGAAGTGCAACGTGAAGCGAATGCGACTCGACGACCAGGAGAAGAATCACAAGCAGGACGGACTCGGCAGCGAGGGCACTCAGTGCTCGCGTATCTCGCAGAATTACGGGAACGGCGCCATCGCCGCGCAGGACGAGATCGAGGCGGACAAGCATTGGGTGAAACACCTGCGATCCAACAGGAGCATCATCGTCGATACCTTCCAAGGCCAGTTCAAGAGCACG GTCGTGTGTTCGGTATGCAATCATGTTTCTGTTACGTATGAGCCTTTCATGTACTTATCGGTACCGTTGCCCCATGCTATGGAAAGGCAGTTGAATGTAACGTATGTTCCTGCGAACGGTGATCAGCCCATGAGGTGTGTCGTTTCCTTAAACAAGCAGTCACGAATCGGCAAGTTGAAAGAGGAATTGTTAAAGACACTCGGCAAGGAGAATATTTCGGTGACTAATATTGCGCTCGCCGAGGTCCTAGAAAATCACATAGCGAAGATTCTG GATGACAATACACTCTTGAGACACGTCAATGATACGAATCGATCGATATACGCCTTTGAACTCATGGAACCTCCCGATGCGTACACTTCAGTGTCCGATGGCGGTGGGGATCGCCCATTGGAAACGGATTCCTCCCAGAGATGTGCGAACACGAGCGAGGAAGTACCGTGCATGATCTGCCTCGAGGAGTTGGACGGCGATTTGAAAAGGCACAGTGGCAACAGCTGTAACTTCATCATGTGCGACCCATGCATCGAA AATTACTTCAAGAATCAAACGGAACCTCAACTGTGTCCGATGTGTTCCACGTATATAACAGTCTCGTCATTTACGAAGATAGACCAAACCGGCCGGCCGAGACCTACCGTGCGTATTCTCAACGTACCTCTAGTACTGAGGCACGACACGACGAATGAGACGACGAATAATCGCAAGGGCACGAAGCTCTTCGGTTACCCGCACTTGATACGTCTGCCGTCGAGAGTGAACGCACGGGATTTGTACGACATCGTCAAGAAAAATGTGCCGCACGAGGGACACTACACGATCCATTTTGTCGATGGACAA GGTCATCATTGTTCGCGATGTATGTATACTGCACACTGTACAGGATGTAGCGTACCCGAGACGGGGATGGTCGTGCTACAAAACGGCGACACACTTGCAGTTCGTTATACCGAGTATGTTCCTAAAATCCTGCATCCTATTGATCACGTTAGTGTCAGCAAGCAACGGCCGCATCATCCGCTGTCCCTCTACGATTGCCTTCAAGCCTTTAGTCAAAG TGAAACTTTAGACGAGCACAATCCTTGGTTCTGTCCTAAATGTGGGTGTAACCAATGTGCCACGAAAACGCTCACGGTACACCGATATCCCAAGTTCCTTATTGTATATCTTAAACG ATTTGTGTTTTATGAATGTGCGAGCATGAAGCTAGATGATAAGGTTACATTCCCTTTGGTGGGCCTGAGCGTAGGACGCCACCTCTATGATCTCTATGCCTGCGTGTGCCACTTTGGAG gtGTGTCCGCGGGCCATTACACCGCGTACGCGAAGAATCCGCGCACGGATGTTTGGTATTATTACAACGACGAGATTACGAGCAGGCAGAAGCCGCAGGACGAGGACTTCAGCAACGCGTACATATTGTTTTACAGTCGACAAGGGACCAACTTAAAACCATGCAATATATAA
- the LOC105278395 gene encoding ubiquitin carboxyl-terminal hydrolase 32 isoform X2 — protein sequence MAAGLQCLTATPPVLRHFLDLQQKGEKLPPPGSLMAHFSVLLGKMWSGRYSVLRPTEFKQTLGAYHSQFKDYRQHDCQEFLALLLDSLHEQMNTAKCAKNCQVPLSTTTANSFNSVENSNGKTLSPVTATANSNCNPDLLEMYECLSPECPNSPNVTMAGSPRDFDSSIGELDSITNSPRDSPLNGEEDEETLDSDETAEARSSTFIHNKVNEEGTNDAVTPTRSLRLDTLIELSKSVPQYGSLYDIHKEAKTSNANFLVTQQECNNEIHYDSQKFPKDNARRMPLDNSNLMENHDFDNKSVSIKRIKEVNVQKVNGSLDHASSGSEIEYDSGLEKCNVKRMRLDDQEKNHKQDGLGSEGTQCSRISQNYGNGAIAAQDEIEADKHWVKHLRSNRSIIVDTFQGQFKSTVVCSVCNHVSVTYEPFMYLSVPLPHAMERQLNVTYVPANGDQPMRCVVSLNKQSRIGKLKEELLKTLGKENISVTNIALAEVLENHIAKILDDNTLLRHVNDTNRSIYAFELMEPPDAYTSVSDGGGDRPLETDSSQRCANTSEEVPCMICLEELDGDLKRHSGNSCNFIMCDPCIENYFKNQTEPQLCPMCSTYITVSSFTKIDQTGRPRPTVRILNVPLVLRHDTTNETTNNRKGTKLFGYPHLIRLPSRVNARDLYDIVKKNVPHEGHYTIHFVDGQGHHCSRCMYTAHCTGCSVPETGMVVLQNGDTLAVRYTEYVPKILHPIDHVSVSKQRPHHPLSLYDCLQAFSQSETLDEHNPWFCPKCGCNQCATKTLTVHRYPKFLIVYLKRFVFYECASMKLDDKVTFPLVGLSVGRHLYDLYACVCHFGGVSAGHYTAYAKNPRTDVWYYYNDEITSRQKPQDEDFSNAYILFYSRQGTNLKPCNI from the exons ATGGCAGCTGGGTTGCAATGTTTGACCGCGACTCCTCCTGTCCTACGACATTTCTTGGATTTACAGCAGAAAGGTGAGAAACTGCCCCCACCCGGATCGCTAATGGCACATTTTAGTGTACTCCTGGGGAAAATGTGGTCTGGCAGATATAGCGTGCTCAGACCAACAGAGTTTAAGCAGACCTTGGGAGCGTATCATTCGCAATTTAAGGATTACAGACAG CATGACTGTCAAGAATTTCTGGCGCTTCTACTGGATTCCCTTCACGAGCAAATGAACACAGCAAAGTGTGCCAAGAACTGTCAAGTTCCGCTGTCCACAACCACTGCCAATTCTTTTAACTCTGTCGAGAACTCAAACGGGAAAACCCTTTCTCCTGTCACTGCCACGGCCAATTCCAACTGTAATCCAGATCTTCTGGAGATGTACGAGTGCTTGTCGCCAGAGTGTCCAAATAGTCCCAATGTGACGATGGCTGGTTCACCAAGAG ATTTCGATTCGTCAATTGGAGAACTGGACAGTATCACGAATTCTCCACGGGACTCGCCGTTGAATGgtgaggaggacgaggagacATTGGATTCAGACGAGACTGCCGAGGCGAGGTCGAGCACTTTCATTCACAATAAAGTGAACGAGGAGGGCACGAACGACGCCGTCACGCCGACGCGGTCCCTGCGACTGGACACGTTGATCGAGTTGTCGAAGAGCGTGCCGCAGTACGGCAGCCTGTACGACATTCACAAAGAGGCTAAGACCAGTAACGCCAATTTCTTGGTGACGCAGCAGGAGTGTAACAACGAGATCCACTACGACTCGCAAAAGTTCCCGAAGGACAACGCTCGCAGAATGCCGTTGGACAACTCGAACCTGATGGAGAACCACGACTTCGACAATAAGAGCGTCAGCATCAAGCGCATAAAGGAGGTGAACGTGCAGAAGGTGAACGGTAGCCTCGACCACGCGTCGAGCGGCTCGGAGATCGAGTACGACAGCGGCCTGGAGAAGTGCAACGTGAAGCGAATGCGACTCGACGACCAGGAGAAGAATCACAAGCAGGACGGACTCGGCAGCGAGGGCACTCAGTGCTCGCGTATCTCGCAGAATTACGGGAACGGCGCCATCGCCGCGCAGGACGAGATCGAGGCGGACAAGCATTGGGTGAAACACCTGCGATCCAACAGGAGCATCATCGTCGATACCTTCCAAGGCCAGTTCAAGAGCACG GTCGTGTGTTCGGTATGCAATCATGTTTCTGTTACGTATGAGCCTTTCATGTACTTATCGGTACCGTTGCCCCATGCTATGGAAAGGCAGTTGAATGTAACGTATGTTCCTGCGAACGGTGATCAGCCCATGAGGTGTGTCGTTTCCTTAAACAAGCAGTCACGAATCGGCAAGTTGAAAGAGGAATTGTTAAAGACACTCGGCAAGGAGAATATTTCGGTGACTAATATTGCGCTCGCCGAGGTCCTAGAAAATCACATAGCGAAGATTCTG GATGACAATACACTCTTGAGACACGTCAATGATACGAATCGATCGATATACGCCTTTGAACTCATGGAACCTCCCGATGCGTACACTTCAGTGTCCGATGGCGGTGGGGATCGCCCATTGGAAACGGATTCCTCCCAGAGATGTGCGAACACGAGCGAGGAAGTACCGTGCATGATCTGCCTCGAGGAGTTGGACGGCGATTTGAAAAGGCACAGTGGCAACAGCTGTAACTTCATCATGTGCGACCCATGCATCGAA AATTACTTCAAGAATCAAACGGAACCTCAACTGTGTCCGATGTGTTCCACGTATATAACAGTCTCGTCATTTACGAAGATAGACCAAACCGGCCGGCCGAGACCTACCGTGCGTATTCTCAACGTACCTCTAGTACTGAGGCACGACACGACGAATGAGACGACGAATAATCGCAAGGGCACGAAGCTCTTCGGTTACCCGCACTTGATACGTCTGCCGTCGAGAGTGAACGCACGGGATTTGTACGACATCGTCAAGAAAAATGTGCCGCACGAGGGACACTACACGATCCATTTTGTCGATGGACAA GGTCATCATTGTTCGCGATGTATGTATACTGCACACTGTACAGGATGTAGCGTACCCGAGACGGGGATGGTCGTGCTACAAAACGGCGACACACTTGCAGTTCGTTATACCGAGTATGTTCCTAAAATCCTGCATCCTATTGATCACGTTAGTGTCAGCAAGCAACGGCCGCATCATCCGCTGTCCCTCTACGATTGCCTTCAAGCCTTTAGTCAAAG TGAAACTTTAGACGAGCACAATCCTTGGTTCTGTCCTAAATGTGGGTGTAACCAATGTGCCACGAAAACGCTCACGGTACACCGATATCCCAAGTTCCTTATTGTATATCTTAAACG ATTTGTGTTTTATGAATGTGCGAGCATGAAGCTAGATGATAAGGTTACATTCCCTTTGGTGGGCCTGAGCGTAGGACGCCACCTCTATGATCTCTATGCCTGCGTGTGCCACTTTGGAG gtGTGTCCGCGGGCCATTACACCGCGTACGCGAAGAATCCGCGCACGGATGTTTGGTATTATTACAACGACGAGATTACGAGCAGGCAGAAGCCGCAGGACGAGGACTTCAGCAACGCGTACATATTGTTTTACAGTCGACAAGGGACCAACTTAAAACCATGCAATATATAA